The Candidatus Poribacteria bacterium DNA segment CTTCCATCTGATCAACGCTTACTGTTCCGCCAAGAAGGTGATACAATGCCAACATACTGTGCGTTTTTCCACCACCGAATGCGGTTTTCAGTTGGACGATCGGTTCTCCGTCTTTACCTGTTATCTGCTTAACAGCGGTAGCGAGAAGCCGTCTCATACCTGCTGTGAGGTAGGTTCGAGCGAAAAATTCTATCGGATCTTGGTATTCCGCATCTGCATTACCTGCGATAACTTCACCGAGGTGTGCGGCGAATTCTGCTTGGTGATAACGCCCTCTCGCAATGTCGGGATGTGGTGTGACAATCTCTCTCCACGGTGTGAGTGGCACTGTTTTTCTCCAATAAACTTTACTAAGGTTCAGACAATTTTAAGAGGGACAAAGGTTCCTGAGTGGATGCTATCTTTTGTAGCATAGGCTGTTAGCCTGTGTCCCTGTCGCGTATGAGATCGTTAGTTTCCTGTGACCCCACAGCAGTGAAATTCGCTTTGAGATGCTTTAACCTCTCAGGTCGTCTAATGAAATTGTTTTATTCATGATCGTGACTCCTCAATATTGAATTCCTGCTGCGCCTCTTGCACTTCTGAACTCGTCCGTGCTTCCTGAATATGCGTCCATGAGGTGATGAGCGTATTATAGGCAATCGCCTCTTGTGCCCACCCTTTGCGTTCACAGATAGCGAAAAGGCGATACGCCAACGCACGAGCATTCTCGACGTGTTCGCTCCTGAGCTGATTGGCAAGCTGGGCAACTTCTGCTTCACCACCCCGATCAAGTGCTTTGATAAGGTATTGCGTGCATTCCCATGTATTTATACGTCTATCGGAAGTTGGATCCCATTTGTCAGGATATTCTTCACGGGAGAGTAGACGGACTCTTCCAGCACGTGCATGGAGAATGCCTGATTCGACGATACCCTCCACACTGGTGTTTCTGGCAAGGGCAAGGACTTCAGCCTCGCCGAAGGATGCGTCTTTCATCCCGTACTGTTCAAACCACGAAACACAGAAGCGGGTGTCTACATCAAGGTCTCCTTCCTGCGCGGTGAAGTAGGCATCGAGTTCAGCATTGATAATTTGCAGCGCAGTACGAACACGCATTGGACTTCCATCGGGTTCAAGGACGCTACTGTCACTTGAGAAAACTGCCATGCCGGGACCGATTGCTGCTTGTGCCAGATCAACGGGAGCAATGTTACTCTGCTGCAAATGACGAAGGGCATCAGGCAGATCCCGACGAAGTGCAGCAATAAAATCTCGACGAGTTGCTATGCTTGCATCACTGGACCGTGGGCGGCAGACGAGGACGATTGAGGAAGCAAGGGCATTGGTTCCCATCGCTATTTGGCGATTTCCCATTTCTGTTCGCATCGGCAGCGTGCCTGTAATTTGAAAACCTGCTTTGAGCAGTCCTTCAAGCATTGTCTCCCATCCCGTTGAGGAAACACCTCCATCCTTGCTATCCGTTTCAGACTGCTTAAAAGCGTAGTAGACAGTTAAAGGATAATCTGGATGTGCGCGCGCTTCCATAAGCTGAAAGGCTTTACCTAAACCTGTTAGAAAGTGGTCTTCTGCTTTTAACCTATTTCCGTCGAAGCGATAGCGGGCAGCTACAAGTTCTTCAGCTTTTGGAACAAGCATTGACTTAAACAAATCAGGATAAATGTGTCGCAAATTTGGACGGAGCCAAATATAGAAGAGATCTGAAAGGTCTGCGTAATCAATGTTGTCGTAATAAGGTGGATCTGTTGAAATAAGAGGAGACTCAACCTCCGACAACGCAGCAGCAGCGTTAAGTTGGTTGGCACAGCCCTTTTGAATGTGAATCTCTGAGTGCTTAGTGATGAACCGAGATTCCCATTCAACACAGGCGGACCAATTTCCGGCCGATTGGCTAAAAGGATTACACTCTGCGTAATCCCAAATCATCACAATCGCTTGACGGGCGAAAGTATTACGTATAAAACCGCCAGTGTGCCAACTACAGAGGCTTGACCAATAGTCCACCGCTTTATCGAGCGCAAATGCTAAATATGTTACCACAGCATCGGCGTAAGATTTAGGATCTTCACAAACTCCATTGGTAGTTTCTGTTTCTACTTTTTCTCTTACTTCACTTATTAAATTGCTGAAGGTGCTTAAGGCTGTCAATTGACGTTGTGTAAAAAGATCTGCCCAAATAAAAAAGCCATATCCACGCCCACTGACTAAGTTGGCGTTGTCACGATTCATTTCTATTTCTGGGGTCCAATCGGGTTTAGCAGATTTTGCAATTTTCTCATGTTCTTTCGAGGGTGAAAGGTAAATTCGTTCACGTTCTCCTTCGGCGACAATTGCCATCAGTTGTGCATCTATCCGCCCTTCCATACTTTCATTTTTTATATGTTCTTCAGGACTGTCTTGACAACACACAAGACAACGAAAACGGCTACCTCTCCCTATCTTCGTAGGTTCGGGAACCAGACCGTTACCTGTTTTTACCTCAAACTGCACTGTCTTCTTTGCTCTATCAACAATGGGCTCAATCCATGCTTTCTTACCTCTTTTCTTTGATAGCCAAAAAGAGGTAACGAGCGGCATCCTTCCACCACAGGCAGGATTAGGACATTTTACTGTCCGTGCCCAAATCCACGCGATAACTGCCGCTTCACCGCCGCCCTGTTCCTGTGGTAGTTTCACTTTCGGATAAAGATGTCCGATCCGCTTTTCGGCTTCATTCCGCATCCATTCTCCATAGTAAC contains these protein-coding regions:
- a CDS encoding DUF1156 domain-containing protein, encoding MTYRKKLIEVALPLDDINREAAREKSIRHGHPSTLHLWWARRPLAVCRAVLFASLVDDPSNREDLSIAEQDREREDLFDLIRELVKWENVNNEYILEKARAEILKSTNGNPPPVLDPFCGGGSIPLEAQRLGLEAHGSDLNPVAVLITKAMIEILPRFAGQPPVNPDAQNALGQSETWKGATGLAEDVRYYGEWMRNEAEKRIGHLYPKVKLPQEQGGGEAAVIAWIWARTVKCPNPACGGRMPLVTSFWLSKKRGKKAWIEPIVDRAKKTVQFEVKTGNGLVPEPTKIGRGSRFRCLVCCQDSPEEHIKNESMEGRIDAQLMAIVAEGERERIYLSPSKEHEKIAKSAKPDWTPEIEMNRDNANLVSGRGYGFFIWADLFTQRQLTALSTFSNLISEVREKVETETTNGVCEDPKSYADAVVTYLAFALDKAVDYWSSLCSWHTGGFIRNTFARQAIVMIWDYAECNPFSQSAGNWSACVEWESRFITKHSEIHIQKGCANQLNAAAALSEVESPLISTDPPYYDNIDYADLSDLFYIWLRPNLRHIYPDLFKSMLVPKAEELVAARYRFDGNRLKAEDHFLTGLGKAFQLMEARAHPDYPLTVYYAFKQSETDSKDGGVSSTGWETMLEGLLKAGFQITGTLPMRTEMGNRQIAMGTNALASSIVLVCRPRSSDASIATRRDFIAALRRDLPDALRHLQQSNIAPVDLAQAAIGPGMAVFSSDSSVLEPDGSPMRVRTALQIINAELDAYFTAQEGDLDVDTRFCVSWFEQYGMKDASFGEAEVLALARNTSVEGIVESGILHARAGRVRLLSREEYPDKWDPTSDRRINTWECTQYLIKALDRGGEAEVAQLANQLRSEHVENARALAYRLFAICERKGWAQEAIAYNTLITSWTHIQEARTSSEVQEAQQEFNIEESRS